GCCCTGCGAGAGCCTTGAGGAGTGTGTGCAGCGGCTCGAACCGCCGCGGGTGATCTGGTGTATGCTCCCGGCTGGAGGGGTTCTTGGCGAGTATGTGTCCCGCTTGGCGGAATTGACCGAATCGGGCGACATCGTGATTGACGGGGGCAACAGCAACTACCGCGATGCTCCGGCCCATCACGAACGGTTCGCAGCCCGGGGGATCGATTTTCTTGATGCCGGTGTCAGTGGTGGCGTCTGGGGGCTGGAGAAGGGTTTCTGCCTCATGGTCGGCGGACCGCCGCGGGCCTATGAACATATTGTGCCGTTGTTGCGTTCCCTGGCTCCGGAAAACGGATTCCTCTATTGTGGGCCAAGTGGGGCGGGCCATTTTGTGAAGATGGTCCACAACGGGATTGAATACGGCATGATGCAGGCCTATGCCGAAGGGTTTGCCTTGCTTGAGCATTCTGATTACGGCTCTGAACTGGACCATGCCGCCATCAGTCGGGTCTGGCAACACGGCAGCGTTATCCGCTCTTGGCTTTTGGAATTAGCGGGGCGGGCGTTTACCGAAAGTCCCAAACTCAGCGATATCAAGCCCTATGTCGAAGACTCCGGTGAAGGGCGGTGGTGCGTAGAGGAAGCCTTGCGCTCCTCCACCAGCGCTCCGGTTTTGACCCTCGCTGTGATGGAACGTTTCCGGTCCCGCGACGACGCCGGTTTTGCGGACAAATTGCTGGCCGCTTTGCGGGAACAATTCGGCGGCCATGC
The sequence above is drawn from the Desulfohalobium retbaense DSM 5692 genome and encodes:
- the gnd gene encoding phosphogluconate dehydrogenase (NAD(+)-dependent, decarboxylating) encodes the protein MHVGMIGLGRMGWNMSRRLLQAGHQVVAYNRTVARSQELAAYGAVPCESLEECVQRLEPPRVIWCMLPAGGVLGEYVSRLAELTESGDIVIDGGNSNYRDAPAHHERFAARGIDFLDAGVSGGVWGLEKGFCLMVGGPPRAYEHIVPLLRSLAPENGFLYCGPSGAGHFVKMVHNGIEYGMMQAYAEGFALLEHSDYGSELDHAAISRVWQHGSVIRSWLLELAGRAFTESPKLSDIKPYVEDSGEGRWCVEEALRSSTSAPVLTLAVMERFRSRDDAGFADKLLAALREQFGGHAVRRSAS